From the genome of Acomys russatus chromosome 27, mAcoRus1.1, whole genome shotgun sequence, one region includes:
- the Rnf170 gene encoding E3 ubiquitin-protein ligase RNF170, giving the protein MAKYYSEVQSLQQDDSIIEGVSDQVLVAVVVSFALIATLLYALFRNVQQNIHPENQELVRVLREQLQTEQDVPAPVRQQFYTEMYCPICLHQASFPVETNCGHLFCGSCIIAYWRYGSWLGAISCPICRQTVTLLLTVFGEDDQSQDVVRLRQEVNDYNRRFSGQPRSIMERILDLPTLLRHALREVFSVGGLFWMFRIRIMLCLMGAFFYLISPLDFVPEALFGILGFLDDFFVIFLLLIYISIMYREVITQRLTR; this is encoded by the exons ATGGCCAAATACTACAGTGAAGTTCAAAGTTTGCAACAGGATGATTCAATTATAGAAGGAGTGAGTGATCAAGTACTTGTGGCAGTGGTGGTCAGTTTTGCTTTGATTGCTACTCTTCTTTATGCACTGTTCAG AAATGTACAGCAGAACATTCATCcagaaaaccaagagctagtcAGGGTGCTTCGAGAACAGCTTCAAACAGAACAG GATGTCCCTGCTCCTGTGCGACAGCAGTTCTACACTGAAATGTACTGTCCAATCTGCTTACATCAAGCCTCCTTTCCTGTTGAAACAAACTGTGGACATCTCTTTTGTG GTTCCTGCATAATTGCATACTGGCGATACGGGTCCTGGCTTGGTGCAATCAGTTGCCCTATCTGTAGACAAACG GTAACTCTACTCCTAACAGTATTTGGTGAAGATGATCAGTCTCAGGATGTTGTAAGATTGCGTCAAGAGGTTAATGACTACAACCGGAGATTCTCAGGGCAGCCTAGATCT ATTATGGAAAGAATCCTGGACCTCCCCACCTTGCTGAGACATGCACTCAGGGAAGTGTTTTCAGTTGGGGGTCTCTTCTGGATGTTCCGCATTAGGATAATGCTTTGTTTAATGGGAGCCTTTTTCTATCTAATATCACCTCTAGATTTTGTACCTGAAGCcttgtttggaattctgggctTTCTAGATGATTTCTTTGTTATCTTTTTGTTGCTTATCTACATCTCTATTATGTATCGAGAAGTGATAACCCAAAGACTAACTagatga
- the Thap1 gene encoding THAP domain-containing protein 1 translates to MVQSCSAYGCKNRYDKDKPVSFHKFPLTRPSLCRQWEAAVRRKNFKPTKYSSICSEHFTPDCFKRECNNKLLKENAVPTIFLCTEPHDKKEDLESQEQLPSPPSPPASQVDAAIGLLMPPLQTPDNLSVFCDHNYTVEDTMHQRKRILQLEQQVEKLRKKLKTAQQRCRRQERQLEKLKEVVHFQREKDDASERGYVILPHDYFEIVEVPA, encoded by the exons ATGGTGCAGTCCTGTTCCGCCTACGGCTGCAAGAACCGGTACGATAAGGACAAGCCCGTCTCCTTCCACAA GTTTCCTCTGACTCGCCCCAGTCTCTGTAGACAGTGGGAGGCAGCTGTTAGAAGAAAGAACTTCAAGCCCACCAAGTACAGCAGCATCTGCTCCGAGCACTTCACCCCGGACTGCTTTAAGAGAGAGTGCAACAACAAGCTGCTCAAAGAGAACGCTGTGCCCACAATATTCCTTTGTACTGAGCCACATGACAAG AAGGAAGATCTGGAGTCCCAAGAAcagcttccctctcctccttcaccCCCTGCGTCCCAGGTCGATGCTGCCATTGGCCTGCTGATGCCCCCTCTCCAGACCCCCGACAACCTCTCAGTGTTCTGCGACCACAATTACACTGTGGAGGATACAATGcaccagaggaagaggatcctGCAGCTGGAGCAGCAGGTTGAAAAGCTCAGGAAGAAGCTCAAGACCGCGCAGCAGCGGTGCCGAAGgcaggagagacagctggaaAAGCTGAAGGAGGTTGTGCACTTTCAAAGAGAGAAAGACGACGCGTCAGAAAGGGGCTATGTGATTCTGCCACATGACTACTTCGAAATTGTTGAAGTACCAGCATGA